In Streptomyces liangshanensis, the DNA window GGGGTACGACGAGGACGGCGCGGACACCGCCGTACGCGGACTGCCGCAGCGAGACCTGGAGGTTGTACATCTGGCAGAGGCGGCCGACGACGGCCATGCCGAGGCGGGGTGTCTCGCCGAGGTCGTTGAGGTCGATACCGGCCTGGGCCTGGGCGAGCATGCGTTCGGCCCGGGTCCTGGCCTCCTCGCTGAGGCTGACGCCGCCGTCCTCGATCTCGATCGCGATGCCGGTCTGGACCTCGACGGCGGTGACGTGGACGCGGGTCTGCGGCGGCGAGTAGCGGGTGGCGTTGTCGAGGAGTTCGGCGCAGGCGTGGATGAGCGGTTCGACGGCGGTGCCGATGATCGCGACCTTGGCGATCGAGTGCAGGTCGACCCGCTGGTACTCCAGGATCCGGGACATCGCGCCGCGCAGCACGCTGAACAGCGGGACGGGCTTGGGCCATTGGCGGCCGGGGCGGGCCTTGCCGAGCACGGCGATGCTGTCGGCGAGGCGGCCGATCAGCGCGGTGCCGTGGTCGATCCGCAGCAGGTCGTCGAAGACGTCCGGGTTGCGGCCGTGGTGCTCCTCCATCTCCCGCAGCTCGCTCGCCTGTTGGTGCACGATCGCCTGCACGCGGCGGGCGATGTTCACGAAGGAGCGCTGCGCGGACTCGCGCATGGCTTCCTCGTTGTCGACGATGTCCAGCACCGAGCGCAGCAGGGCGCGTTGGGCCGGGGAGAGGTCGCGGTAGTTCTCGTCGCCGTCCACGACGACGCGGATCACCTCCATGGGTGACTCGCCCTGGCGCAGCCGGTAGATCGCGGCGGGCATCAGTTCCTTGCCGAGCCGTACGGTCTCCTCGTCGTGCTGGGCGAGATACCGCTCCAGCAGGGCGACCCGGTGGGCGTAGTGCTCGTGGAGCGTTCGGACCGCCCTGCCGCGCCGGGCCAGTTCGGCCGCGTACCAGGTGACGACGACGGTCGCGACCGCGCCGTACAGCACGACCGGTATCCGGGCGGCGGCGGGGACGGCGGCCAGGGCGGCCGCCGCGGCCGCGACCATCAGGGCGGCGGGGAGCGCCAACGCCCGGACGACGGGGGGCGCTTGATCAGTCGGGGGTGCTTCAACACGAACCATGTAAGCCCTCTGGCGGTCGATTCAGTCGGATCATTCGAATGATTCAGACAGGTACGAACAAATGCCTGATTTCATCTCAACTCGGCGCGCTCGGCGAGAGCTTAGCCCGACCGGATCACCACATCGGCATATTCGTTCAACCTCCTGCACGGTCCGGCCATGCAGGCATAGACTCGCGCGTTTGCACACTGCGCGTCCGCCGCACCACGAAGAGTGACCACATCGGTGCGACTATCGAACGCGTGACCGATTACGGCGCGCGAGCCGTGCACGCCCCCGGCGCACCCGGCGTCCGGCGCCGGGCAGGGTTGCGCATACCACCTGATACTGGACGCATGAGCCGACACGGAGAGCTGGGCACGGCCCTGCACCGCTGGCGTGACCGGATCACCCCGGCCGAGGCCGGGCTGCCCGCCGACGAGTCCCGCAGGCCTCCTGGCCTCCGCCGGGAGGAGCTGGCTGAGCTGACCGGACTGTCGGTGGAGTACATCGTCCGCCTGGAACAGGGGCGGGCGACCTCGCCGTCCGTCCAGGTCCTCACCACCCTGGCCCGCGCCCTGCGGCTGTCCGACGGGGAGCACCGGCACCTGTTCCTCCTCGCCGGCCAGTCCCCGCCCGCGACCGGACACGTCTCGGACCACGTCCCGCCGAGCGTGCGGCGCCTCCTCGGCCAGCTGAGCGGCTCCCCGTGCGCGGTGTACGACGCCGCCTGGAACCTGATCACCTGGAACCCGTTGTGGGCCGCCCTCCTCGGCGACCCGTCCATGCAGCAGGGACGCGGGCGCAACGCCGCCTGGCAGCACTTCGCCGGACTGCCCAGCCGCGTCAGCCACACGCTGGAGCAGGAGGCGCGGTACGAGGCGGCCGTCGTCGCCGACCTGCGGGCGGCCACCGCCCGCTACCCCACCGACGAGCACCTGCGGTTCCTGATCGGCGACCTGCGCCGTGTCAGCGCCCGCTTCGGGCAGCTGTGGAACTCCCGTATCGCCGGCTTCCACGACAGCGACACCAAGACCGTCCATCACCCGGATGTCGGACCGCTGGCCCTGGACCACGACACGTTCGTCACGCCGGGCAACGACCTGCGGATCGTCACCTGCTCGGCCGCGCCCGGCACACCGGAGGCCGACCGGCTCAAGCTGCTGGACGTCATCGGGCCGGAGCGGATGGCGGAGGCCGACCCGACCCAGGTCCCGGACCCGGCCCTGTCGGCCGCCCCGACCGGCCCGGTCACCTCGCCCACTCCGGTCACCCCGGTCACCTCGCCCGCCCCGACGTCGGCCGCCGATCACTGACCACGCGCCGCCGACCCCGTACCACCGCCCACGGACCACCGGCCGAGGTGGCCCGCGCATCACCCGATCGGGTGCGCGGGTCACCTCGGCCACTTCCGTCGCACGCGGCGTACGGACGTACGAGAGGCGGACGCCCGTACCTCCGGACGGCGCAGGCGGCGGTGCGAGGAGCGCCGCCCGTTCCTACCGTGGCTGAATGATCATCAGATCCGTGACGCGCTCCGCGCTCTGCGGGACGGTGGCCCTCGCCACCGGCCTGCTGGTCCTCCTGCCCGCGCCCTCGCCGGCCGCCGCCCGCGCCCGGACCGAACCCGTCCCGCCGGCCGCCGGTCCGACCGGCGGCGCCGACCGCGCGCTGCTGTACGAACCGGGGACGCGGGTGCGCCCCGCGCCCGGCGCGCCGTCGCTCCCCGGCGACGTCTCCGCCCTGTCCTGGCTGGTCGCCGACGCCGTGACGGGCGATGTCCTGGCCGCGCGCGACGCCCACCGCCGGCTGCCGCCCGCCAGCACCCTCAAGACCCTCTTCGCCGTGACGGCCCTGCCCCACCTGTCCGAGCACGCCCGGCACACGGTGACCGAGGACGACCTCGCCGGGATCGGCGAGGGCAGCAGCCTGGTGGGGGTGATCCCCGGGCAGTCGTACAAGGTCGCCGACCTGTGGCGCGGTGTCTTCCTCAGCTCGGGCAACGACGCGGTACGGGTCCTCGCCGCGATGAACGGCGGCTGGGACTCGACGGTGACGCAGATGCGGGAGAAGGCGCGGCGGCTGGGCGCGCTCGACACCCATGTCGTGTCCCCCGACGGGTACGACGAGCCGGGTCAGGTGTCCTCGGCGTACGACCTCGCGGTGTTCGGCCGGACGGGCCTGGCCTCGGCGGAGTTCGTACGGTACAGCTCGACCGCCGAGGCGCAGTTCCCCGGCGACAAGGGGACGTACGGCATCCAGAACACCAACCGGCTGCTCAGCGGGGCGGGCGGGGTGGAGCGTTACCCGGGGCTGATCGGCGTCAAGAACGGCTACACCTCCCGGGCGGGCAACACCCTGATCGCCGCCGCCCGGCGCGGGGACAGGACGCTGCTGGTGACGGTGATGAACCCGCAGTCGGGCGCGTCGCAGGCGGTGTACGAGGAGGCCAGGTCGCTGCTCGACTGGGGCTTCGACGCCGCGGGCCAGGTCACCCCGGTGGGTTCACTCCGGCCGGCACCGGTGAACCGGGTGGCATCGCCGCGCGCGGCCGCAAAGGCGGTACGGGACGGGGCGCGGAGCCGTCCGGAGGGGCGCGCGGACGGCGACCGGGGCCCGCGGACGGAGCGGCGCGATCAAACAGGGGCGGAGGAGACGGGCGGGGCTGAGGGGGCTGACGGGGTGGCGTCCGGCGTCGTGGGCGAGCCCATGTCCGGGGCGATCGGCGGGGCGCACGGGCCCCAGGCCAGGACCGACGGGGACGAGACGGGGTCCGGGGGCCGGGAGAGCGGGACGGCCGCGGGCGGGAGCGGGGCCTCGTACCTCATGCCGACGCTGGTGATCGGCGCGGCGGCGCTCGCGGCGACGGCCCTCTTCGTCGTCCGCGCGGCGCGCCGCCGGCCCGGCCGGCGCTGAGCCGCTACCAGTGCGCGGGGCGCGCCAGCGCGGGCGGGACGACGGTCGCGGAGTCGCCCTTCGCGGCGTTCACCTGGCTCTGGGTGAGGAAGACGCAGCCGGTCAGGTCGGCGCCGTGCAGATCGGCGTCCCGCAGGTCGGCGCCGATCAGATCGGCCAGCCGCAGGTCGGCGCCGCGCAGGTCGGCGGCGATCAGGTACGCGCCCCGCAGGTCCGCCCCGCGGAGGTCAGCGCCCTTGAGGTTCGCCCCGAACAGGTCGGCGCCCCTGCGGTTCTTCTTCTTGCCGCGGACCTGGGCCCGTACCAGCTCACTCGTCCGCAGCAGCAGGGGATTGACCCGCGCCCGCCGGTCCGCGACGTCGATCTCCAGCAGGGCGTCGGGCGCGCTGCGGGTCAGGCGCTCGGTCTCGGCCAGGGCGGCGCGGATCTCGGCGTGCAGGGGCCGGGCGGGTGCGAGGGTGAGGGCCTCGGTCAGGTACCAGAGGAGTTCCTGGAGCTGGCGCATCACGGGCAGCGCGGCGAACATCCGCCCGGCGGACTCGGGCGCCTGGCGCCAGTCCTGGCCGCCGAAGGTGACCTGGGAGACCTTCTGCCCGGCGCCGAAACAGTCGTACACCGTGCAGCCCTGGTAGCCCTGGGTCCGCAGGCGGTCGTGGATGCCGCAGCGGGAGTCGTCGCGGAGGTGGCGGCAGGGGTCGCCCGCCTTCTTGTCGACGGGGAAGTCCGCGGAGACGGAGAAGGTCAGGGCGACGCAGCACAGCCCGAAGCAGTTGCCGCAGTCGGCCCGCAGGGTGGCGGGTCCGGTGGGGCCGGTCGTCTCGGACAACGTCGCTGGTCTCCTGGTCTGGGCGCGCACGGGTGCCATGGAGCCTACCGGCCGGGATCCGTGCGCGGGATCCTGCCCGGGTCCGTGAGTGGGCTCCCGCCCGGGTCCGGGCTCAGGGTCATGCCCGGGACCGGGCACGGGGTCGAGCCCGGGTCCGGGCCCAGGGTCAGAGGATCGTCGCCATCGCCTGTTCCGCCCGGGCCACCAGCCCGTCGGCGCCGCAGCTCTTCGCGAGATCCAGGCCCCGGCCCAGTTCGTCGGGGAGTCCGGCGGCGATGCCGTACTCGACGCGGGCGACCGCCCGTTCGTACGCGCAGGGCGAGGCGTCGAGACGGGTGACGGCCTGGGCGAGGAGGCCGACCGCCGCCGGGCCCTTCGTCACCGAGGCCTCGCAGCACAGGGCGACACCGATGGCGGTGTCCGTACCGAAGCGTTCGGCGCGGTCGCGGGCGTACCGGGCGAGCTCCGCCGCGCGGGCCGGGTCGGTGTCGGCGAGCGCCCGCGCGAGGTCGCACGCCCAAGGCGCCATGACGATGTTGTGCCGGCCGCGAGCCGTCAACGCCCGCCCCGCCGCTTCCAGTTCGGCGACCGCCTCGTCGTGCCGGCCCTGGGCGAGGAGCAGCCGGCCCCGGACGGACTGGGCGTCGGGGATGACGATGGAGGAGGAGTACGGGGGCGCGAACGCGTGGCGCTCCGCCGCCTCCTGGGCCGCTTCGACGTGGCCGCGGGCGAGGAGGGTGTCGATGAGCATGCAGGCCGCGTCCCAGTGCATCGGCAGGCCGTCGCCGACGCGGTCGGCCAGGCGCAGGCTCTCGCGCAGGTACATCTCGGCCTCGTCGAGACGGCCGCGCCTGCGGTGGACGTACCCGACGAGGGCGTGGGCGAAGGCGAGATGGCCGCCGCTCCAGCCGGAGATCTCGAAGGCGCGCAGCGCTTCGGTGAACAGGCTCTCGGCCCGGTCGAGCCGGTCGGCGAACGCGTAGGACAGGCCGAGCAGGGCCGGGGCCTCGAAGCCCCACGCGGCGTCGGCCCAGCCGACGCCGGGCGCCAGCCGCCCGTCGACCAGGGCCCGTTCACCGATCTGGACGATCTCCTCGGCGCTCTCGCCCCGGGCTGTGCCGTCGAAGGCGCGCAGCATCAGCAGGACACGCTCGGAGTTGTCGTGGCCGGTGAGCGTACGGGCCACCTCGCGCAGCCGCCCGGAGCGGGCGGGGCCGTTGTCCTCCGCGGCCCGGACGCCCTCCCAGAGGAAGTGCGCGGCCTGCAACCGCAGCCGGTCCTGGCCCGGTTCGGCGCGGGCCACCTCCTCGGCGACGACCCGCGCGGCCTCTCCGGTCTGGTTGTTGTGCGTGAGGGCCTGGGCGAGCCGGAACACCACGTCGACCCGGAGCGCGGTGTCAAGGTCGGGGCTGTCGAGCGCGGCGCGCAGGTGGCCGGGGAGGTGAGCAGGGTGGCGCAGCCCAGTTCGTAGAGGACCTGGGCGCGGACGGCGGGCAACGGTGGTTCGGCGAGGGCGCGTTCGAGGCAGCGCCGGGCGGCGTCGGGCGCGCCGACGGCGAGGTTCTCGGCCGCGGCCTCGCGTAACTGGCCGACGAGTTCGGCGTCGTTGTCCGGGTGGACCTCCAGGAGGTGGGGCGCCGCGGCGGCGGCTCCCCGGCCGCTGCGGGTGACGGCCCAGGCGGCGCGGCCGTGGAGCGCGGTCCTGATGCCGGGCGGGATGGCCCGGTAGACGGCTCCCGCGATGAGCGGGTGGACGAACTCCAGCGGGTCGGTGCCCTCCAGGATGCGGGCGGCGCGCAGCCGTTCGGCGCACTCGGCGGCCTCGTCCCAGCCGAGTCCGGACAGGGAGATGGCCAGGTCGAGGGAGATGTCCGTACCGAGGACGGCCGCCGCCCAGGCGAACTTGGTGGTGTCCGTGCCCAGTTCCTCCAGCCGGGCGATGAGTCCCTTGCCGCGCGCGGAGGCGCCGAGGGCGCGCAGGGCGCTCGCCGAGTCCTCGACGGGGGCCAGTTCGCTGTCCTGGACCTTGGCGAGCAGTTCGACGGTTTCGTACGCGTTGCCGCCGGTGACGGCCCAGACCTCCCGGCAGAACGGGTCGTCGGCGTCCTCGCCCAGAGTGGCGCGGGTCAGGTCGGCGGTGGCCTCGGGGGTGAGCGCGCGCAGGCTGACCCGCAGCCTGGCGGCGGTGCCGAGCGTCCGGAGGTGCCGTGCGGTCTCGCCGACGGCTTCTTCCGTGCGGTAGGCGATGACGACGAGGACGGGTGGTCCTCCGCTGGGCCGCCGGGCGAAGGACGCGAGCCAGGCGAGGGTCTCCAGGTCGGCCCAGTGGGCGTCGTCGACCACGAGCAGGAGCGGTCCGTGCACCTCGGCGAGCCGCCCGACCAGGAGGTCGAGTCCGTCCCTGACACCCTGCGGGTCGGCGTGCTGGGTGCCGGGCGGGGTTATCCCGAGGGCGGGGCCGACGATCTCGTACCGGTCACCGAGCAGTTCCCGCGCGTCGAGGGTCTCCCCCGCCGTCGCGCCCCCGGACTCACCGGCGATCAGGGCGGGTTGGAGGAGCTGCCGAACTCCGTGGAACGGTACGGACGTGACGGTCTCGCCGCCGCGCGCGGACCACACGGCACACCGCCCCGCGGCGAACCGCCGCACCTCGTTGAGCAACGCCGTCTTCCCGAGCCCGGCGGCACCGCGGTAGACGAGCAGCCCACCGGCGGGAGCGGTCCCGCAGAGCGCGTCCACGGCCCGTGTCGCCGCGGCCAGCTCCGATTCGCGTTCGAGCAAAGGAAGAACGACCGGCCGCTCGGCCCCGGGCACCATCCACGCTCCCCTCTTCGAACAGTGCGCTGGTCAGGTGTCGAGGGTAGCCGCGAACCCCCGACGGCGGACGGCATTCGCCAGGATTCCACCCGACACACACCACCGCGCGCCCGGATACCGGGCGGGGACGCCACCCGTCCGGGCGAACTCGATCCGGGATCCGCCGAGGTCACTGCCGAATCGGGCGCTTTCGCGGTCGGGGGCGGGGAAGATTCCCGGCCATACTGGGGCGCTCTAACGGCATGTGGGCCGGTAGGTCGGTGGAGGGGGAGCGATGCCCGAGGTGGAACTGGTGGCCCAGGCCTTGGCCGCGGGGGCGACGGCCGGGATGACGCAGACGGTCCAGCAGGCCGCGCGGGACGCCGGGGAGCGACTGGTCTCCCTGGTACGCCGTGATCGGGGCGCCCCGGCCGCCGAGGAGCACCCTGCCACGGAGCCCGGCGAGGCGGGCGGGTCCGCGGGCGCTCCGGTGAGCGGTCACCGGGTGGGCAGGTACACCCTCTTCGCGAACGAGATCAAGGGTGTCGTCATGGGCGACAACGCCCGCCAGGACAACCACTTCCACTGACCGGTGACAAGAAAGCGTTCCGGCGAGACCCCGGGCAGCCAGTACACCGTTCACCTGAACGACGCCAAGGGTGTGGTGTTCGGGGACCACGCCGTGCAGCACAACAGGCTTTCGGGGAGGGCGACGGGCCTCGTGGCGGCGGCGTTGGCGCTCGTCCTCCTGAGCGACAACAACACCTTGGTGGAGTCGGCTCGTCCCGCGCCGCCGACCCCGGCCGCGTTACCGGGACCGACGGCGACCCCGTCAGTCACCAAGACCCCCACGCCGGGTCCGTCGCCGACCCTGTCACCGAGCAGTTCACCGACACGACCGGCTCCTCCGCCCGCGCCTCCGCCCACGGTCCGGGCCCCGAGTCCGCCCGCCTCGTCCACCCCACCCGCGGATCCCCCACCGAAGCCGTCACCGACGCGTGCCTGCCGGTCGCGACAGCAATACCGGCTGAACAACAGGGCCCAGGTCTGGGACGCCGAGGGGGCACGGATCGGCGAGGCCACGTCGGGAACCCTTTTCTTCCGGCAGGAGTCCGCGAGCTACCCCACGCCGGTCGACGACCGTTATTACGGCACCGTCGACGAGGTCATCTCGGGAAGCGCGACCGGCTACGTCCTGAGGAAGAAACTGGACTACGTCGGCACGGTGGAGATCTGCGACTAAGGGTGGTGTCCCTCCGGCATCAAGCGGCTCGGCCGAGTCCGTAGAGGGTCAGGAAGCCGAGACCGACGACGTGGGCGTCGTCGCCCGCCATGGACAGGGGATGCTCGCCGTGGCGGCGGCCGGGAGCGGCTTCGTCGCGATCGGGTCCGCCCGGTCGCCGGACAACTCCGCTGTCGGGGCCGTGTGGTTCTCCGCCGACGGTACGAAATGGGTTAAGCAGCCGACCCGCCGATCCGGCCCACGCCCGGATCTGGGTCGGCGACATCGCCCCGGGTCCCCGCCGGCCTCCCCCGCCCGCCGGCAACGCGCCGCTGGCGCGGTTCGTCGGGACCTGGAGCTGGTCGGGCGCCAACCTCACCATCGCCTCCGACGGCACGTTCGTCTACCGCTACCTCACCCTCGTGCCCTGCTCGGACTCGCCCCCTCCCTGCGACGAGGGCGGCGAAATGGGTGGCAGGGCCACGGGGACACTCCACCAGGGCCGTACCCCCGACGAAGCGGTCGGCACGGTGAACGACGCGCTCACGAACGACCCGGCGGGATCCCCCATCAGGATCACCCGTGAGCCCTACATGGCCATCGACATCACGATCAACACGAACGGGTACGGGCTGTTCTGCGAGCCCGGCTCCACTCGCTGCGCCGGC includes these proteins:
- a CDS encoding sensor histidine kinase; translation: MVRVEAPPTDQAPPVVRALALPAALMVAAAAAALAAVPAAARIPVVLYGAVATVVVTWYAAELARRGRAVRTLHEHYAHRVALLERYLAQHDEETVRLGKELMPAAIYRLRQGESPMEVIRVVVDGDENYRDLSPAQRALLRSVLDIVDNEEAMRESAQRSFVNIARRVQAIVHQQASELREMEEHHGRNPDVFDDLLRIDHGTALIGRLADSIAVLGKARPGRQWPKPVPLFSVLRGAMSRILEYQRVDLHSIAKVAIIGTAVEPLIHACAELLDNATRYSPPQTRVHVTAVEVQTGIAIEIEDGGVSLSEEARTRAERMLAQAQAGIDLNDLGETPRLGMAVVGRLCQMYNLQVSLRQSAYGGVRAVLVVPRDVITTGPAPGIAHGIGASALPRGAGAELPMVDALRPGDRVRPGEQAPAGEQAPRPVTGPQRPAPVTAALEDDAPVVTEWTENGLPQRRSRGRAPLGSHNLGRATVGAQASERRGNGNGHAPNGNGAAPGAATATDGGSGGAPAQKPGPGIWLEAFTKAVNGTGQEPSADPGEAPGRPGDLDESDDAWGKGDLK
- a CDS encoding pentapeptide repeat-containing protein, which codes for MSETTGPTGPATLRADCGNCFGLCCVALTFSVSADFPVDKKAGDPCRHLRDDSRCGIHDRLRTQGYQGCTVYDCFGAGQKVSQVTFGGQDWRQAPESAGRMFAALPVMRQLQELLWYLTEALTLAPARPLHAEIRAALAETERLTRSAPDALLEIDVADRRARVNPLLLRTSELVRAQVRGKKKNRRGADLFGANLKGADLRGADLRGAYLIAADLRGADLRLADLIGADLRDADLHGADLTGCVFLTQSQVNAAKGDSATVVPPALARPAHW
- a CDS encoding helix-turn-helix domain-containing protein; this translates as MSRHGELGTALHRWRDRITPAEAGLPADESRRPPGLRREELAELTGLSVEYIVRLEQGRATSPSVQVLTTLARALRLSDGEHRHLFLLAGQSPPATGHVSDHVPPSVRRLLGQLSGSPCAVYDAAWNLITWNPLWAALLGDPSMQQGRGRNAAWQHFAGLPSRVSHTLEQEARYEAAVVADLRAATARYPTDEHLRFLIGDLRRVSARFGQLWNSRIAGFHDSDTKTVHHPDVGPLALDHDTFVTPGNDLRIVTCSAAPGTPEADRLKLLDVIGPERMAEADPTQVPDPALSAAPTGPVTSPTPVTPVTSPAPTSAADH
- a CDS encoding D-alanyl-D-alanine carboxypeptidase family protein produces the protein MIIRSVTRSALCGTVALATGLLVLLPAPSPAAARARTEPVPPAAGPTGGADRALLYEPGTRVRPAPGAPSLPGDVSALSWLVADAVTGDVLAARDAHRRLPPASTLKTLFAVTALPHLSEHARHTVTEDDLAGIGEGSSLVGVIPGQSYKVADLWRGVFLSSGNDAVRVLAAMNGGWDSTVTQMREKARRLGALDTHVVSPDGYDEPGQVSSAYDLAVFGRTGLASAEFVRYSSTAEAQFPGDKGTYGIQNTNRLLSGAGGVERYPGLIGVKNGYTSRAGNTLIAAARRGDRTLLVTVMNPQSGASQAVYEEARSLLDWGFDAAGQVTPVGSLRPAPVNRVASPRAAAKAVRDGARSRPEGRADGDRGPRTERRDQTGAEETGGAEGADGVASGVVGEPMSGAIGGAHGPQARTDGDETGSGGRESGTAAGGSGASYLMPTLVIGAAALAATALFVVRAARRRPGRR